A single Eriocheir sinensis breed Jianghai 21 unplaced genomic scaffold, ASM2467909v1 Scaffold434, whole genome shotgun sequence DNA region contains:
- the LOC126992287 gene encoding histone H2A-like — translation MSGRGKGGKVKGKSKSRSSRAGLQFPVGRIHRLLRKGNYAERVGAGAPVYLAAVMEYLAAEVLELAGNAARDNKKTRIIPRHLQLAIRNDEELNKLLSGVTIAQGGVLPNIQAVLLPKKTEKK, via the coding sequence atgtctggacgcggcaagggaggaaaggtgaaggggaagtcaaagtcccgctccagccgtgccggcctgcagttccccgtgggcaggatccaccgtctcctgaggaagggcaactatgccgagcgcgtgggcgccggcgcccccgtgtacctggcggccgtcatggagtacctggccgccgaggtgctcgagctggccggcaacgcggcccgcgacaacaagaagacccgcatcatcccccgccacctgcagctggccatccgcaacgacgaggagctgaacaagctcctctccggcgtcaccattgcccagggaggtgtgctgcctaacatccaggcggtgctcctgcccaagaagaccgagaagaagtaa